Genomic DNA from Filimonas effusa:
GAGCAACGAAATTCTCCTGTTTTTTGAAACGGATAGCAGTCCATACATGATCCAACGGCACTTCCTGTACGTTTTCGTAACCGTTGTCGGCAAACATTTTCCAACTACAGTCGCGGTTGAGATCACTGGCAATTTTGCTGGCGGCTTTGGGATAAGCAACCCATAATTTGCCTTCTGTATGCATTGCGGGAAATACGTCTTTGAGAATATTGCAAAGCTGGTTTTGGTTGATAACAAAGACCAGTGCGAAGTCGATCCTTTTAGCTTTTAATAGCGGCGTTACATCTTTAGAGAAGGAAAGCTTGCTAAACTGTTTTTCTATGGCTGATGGAATGCCCTGGATGAGCAGGTTCTTTTCATCTTTTAATTGCAATTTCTCGAACAAACTTTGCTGCGACATGCCTCGTACAAAATTTTAAGGTGAAAAAAACAGAATGCAAAATTATTAAAAAAACCCGCATAAAATGCAGGTTTTCCTAAATTTTGCACGAATTTATCACTTTGAGGCTGTCTTTTTCTAATTCCGTACTGGCGTATAATACTTTAACGCCTCTGGCATCAGCTTTTTAATGTTGGCGATCCTTTGCTCGTCGCTTGGGTGGCTGCTCAGCAATAATGGTGGCTTTTGGCCACCTGCAGCGGCCATACGTTCCCAGAAACTAACGGCGACTTCGGGGTTATAGCCTGCCATAGCCGCAAAGATCAACCCGTAATGGTCGGCTTCGGATTCCTGCTTGCGGGAATTGGGCAGCAATACCCCTACCTGGGCGCCGGGCGCGTAAATGGCATTGAAAATATTGAGCGCCCTTGTATTGTTGCCTAAAGCTACTCCACCTGCTGTCTGGAGTCCCTGGGCTACCATTTGCTGACTCATACGTTCGCGGCTATGACCTGCAACGGCGTGGGTGATTTCATGTCCCAGTACCACTGCCAGGGAAGCTTCATCGCGTGTTATGGGTAATAAACCGGTGTAAACGACCACTTTTCCGCCAGGCATACACCAGGCGTTCACTTCCTTGCTGTCTACCAGGTTAAATTCCCATTTATAGTCTTTTAGTTCATTGGCATTCCCTTTCTGCTGATAATACTTGGTTATAGCCGTTGCAATGCGGTTTCCGACCCGTTTTACCATGTCGGCATCTTTGCTGGCGGCACTGCTTACCACTTTATTTTCGGACAGGAACTGCTTGTATTCGGTAAGTGCGGCGGTTTGTAATTCAGATTCTGAAACAAGGGATAACTGGCTCCTGCCTGTAATAGAGTTGCGGGAGCATGCTGCAGCGGCGGTT
This window encodes:
- a CDS encoding YdeI/OmpD-associated family protein; this encodes MSQQSLFEKLQLKDEKNLLIQGIPSAIEKQFSKLSFSKDVTPLLKAKRIDFALVFVINQNQLCNILKDVFPAMHTEGKLWVAYPKAASKIASDLNRDCSWKMFADNGYENVQEVPLDHVWTAIRFKKQENFVAPAPVAPAVSRNFAEIKMTADLKGGEFDKKLIVPPAELETLFRKHGKAKDFFTSLPASHQNEYVTWISAAKRADTKARRVEAALEKLLAGKKHPAEK
- a CDS encoding M48 family metallopeptidase, whose translation is MTRTSLIAVVAIATAAAACSRNSITGRSQLSLVSESELQTAALTEYKQFLSENKVVSSAASKDADMVKRVGNRIATAITKYYQQKGNANELKDYKWEFNLVDSKEVNAWCMPGGKVVVYTGLLPITRDEASLAVVLGHEITHAVAGHSRERMSQQMVAQGLQTAGGVALGNNTRALNIFNAIYAPGAQVGVLLPNSRKQESEADHYGLIFAAMAGYNPEVAVSFWERMAAAGGQKPPLLLSSHPSDEQRIANIKKLMPEALKYYTPVRN